A DNA window from Providencia huaxiensis contains the following coding sequences:
- the ilvI gene encoding acetolactate synthase 3 large subunit — protein sequence MEMLSGAEMVVKSLIDQGVKHVFGYPGGAVLDIYDALHTVGGVEHILVRHEQAAVHMADGYARSTGDVGVVLVTSGPGATNAITGIATAYMDSVPMVVLSGQVASSLIGNDAFQECDMVGISRPIVKHSFLIKSAEEIPETIKKAFYIAASGRPGPVVIDFPKDTVNPALKFAYRYPENVSLRSYNPTLQGHKGQIKKALTKLVSAKKPVFYIGGGAINANCSAELIELAEKLQLPVVSTLMGLGAFPETHKQSVGMLGMHGTYEANKVMHNSDVIFAVGVRFDDRTTNNLEKYCPNATVIQIDVDPTSISKTVNADIPIVGDAKLTLKQMLGQLDQASAKQDSQALTSWWKEIEQWRSKQCLRYETSQTKVKPQQAIEMIYRLTKGEAYVTSDVGQHQMFAALYYPFDKPRHWINSGGLGTMGFGLPAALGVKLAHPKSTVVCVTGDGSIQMNIQELSTALQYGLPVLVLNLNNGFLGMVKQWQDMIYQGRHSQSYMQSLPDFIKLAQAYGHVGISISTPDELEEKLKQALVEVNENQRLVFVDVNIDETEHVYPMQIRGGAMDEMWLSKTERT from the coding sequence ATGGAGATGTTGTCGGGAGCGGAAATGGTCGTCAAATCGTTGATTGACCAAGGAGTAAAGCACGTGTTTGGTTATCCAGGCGGTGCAGTATTAGATATTTATGATGCACTTCATACAGTTGGCGGGGTAGAACACATATTAGTGCGTCATGAACAGGCTGCGGTGCATATGGCTGATGGTTATGCACGTTCAACAGGGGATGTGGGGGTCGTGTTAGTGACATCCGGCCCTGGGGCAACGAATGCTATTACTGGTATTGCGACCGCGTATATGGATTCTGTACCGATGGTGGTGTTATCGGGGCAGGTCGCAAGCTCGCTAATTGGTAATGATGCGTTCCAAGAGTGCGACATGGTTGGGATCTCAAGGCCAATAGTTAAACACAGTTTTTTAATTAAAAGCGCAGAAGAAATTCCTGAAACGATTAAGAAGGCTTTTTATATTGCGGCAAGTGGGCGCCCCGGTCCTGTAGTGATTGATTTCCCTAAAGACACCGTTAACCCTGCCTTAAAGTTTGCTTACCGTTATCCCGAAAACGTTTCTTTGCGTTCTTATAACCCAACGTTGCAAGGCCACAAAGGGCAAATCAAAAAAGCATTAACCAAATTGGTTTCGGCAAAAAAACCAGTTTTCTATATTGGCGGGGGTGCGATTAACGCGAATTGCTCTGCTGAACTTATTGAGTTGGCAGAAAAACTGCAATTACCAGTGGTATCAACCTTAATGGGATTAGGGGCTTTCCCAGAAACTCACAAGCAGTCTGTCGGGATGCTTGGAATGCATGGAACATACGAAGCCAACAAGGTTATGCACAACTCTGATGTGATTTTTGCCGTTGGGGTTCGTTTTGATGATAGAACAACGAACAATTTAGAAAAATACTGCCCAAATGCGACAGTCATTCAAATTGATGTTGACCCAACGTCTATTTCAAAAACAGTTAATGCGGATATCCCAATCGTGGGTGATGCGAAACTCACATTAAAGCAAATGTTAGGTCAGTTAGACCAAGCTTCAGCTAAACAAGATAGCCAAGCACTCACCTCATGGTGGAAAGAAATTGAACAATGGCGTAGTAAACAATGCTTACGCTACGAAACAAGCCAAACCAAAGTTAAACCACAACAAGCCATTGAAATGATTTACCGTTTAACAAAAGGTGAAGCCTATGTGACGTCTGACGTTGGGCAGCACCAAATGTTTGCGGCATTGTATTATCCCTTTGATAAACCTCGCCATTGGATAAACTCAGGAGGGCTTGGAACGATGGGATTTGGTTTGCCTGCCGCATTAGGGGTGAAATTAGCGCATCCAAAATCAACCGTTGTCTGTGTGACGGGGGATGGCAGCATCCAGATGAACATCCAAGAGCTTTCAACCGCTCTGCAATATGGCTTACCGGTTTTGGTTCTCAATTTAAACAACGGTTTCTTAGGTATGGTAAAGCAGTGGCAGGATATGATTTATCAAGGCCGTCACTCACAATCCTACATGCAGTCATTGCCTGATTTCATCAAGTTAGCGCAAGCGTATGGCCACGTTGGTATTTCAATATCAACACCTGATGAACTGGAAGAAAAACTAAAACAAGCCCTTGTTGAAGTGAATGAAAATCAGCGATTAGTCTTCGTTGATGTCAATATTGATGAAACTGAGCACGTTTATCCAATGCAGATCCGTGGTGGTGCAATGGATGAAATGTGGTTGAGCAAAACAGAGAGGACCTGA
- a CDS encoding AMP-dependent synthetase/ligase: MTYREYTLITENLYPYHLVNRLRSRVTAHESANRIAFSQWDNGQRSSLTWGEVGDRTSAISLRLLALNVIAQENIGLFAHNSMNWSLVDFAALQIRAVTVPLYATSSIEQAAYIINDANIRVLFVGDDAQYQVACQLPALCPQLTTIVAMNDNVELADISIDTLHLSTFMAQSQAAYQAELDERIAAHNLSDLFTIIYTSGTTGEPKGVMLDYYNMAAQLYLHDERLQLTADDVSLSFLPLSHVFERAWSFYVMHVGALNVYLTDTNQVREALAEIKPTVMCAVPRFYEKVYSAIQSKVAKAPLVRRALFRCAISLGKQRVKALAKGRKPSFINRAIFPIADKLVLNKIREGLGGRIRFMPAAGARLDDDVIAFFLSAGVNIKYGYGMSETCATVSCWEEGKYPLGSIGTPLSSVSVRIGRDDEIQVKGPVVMKGYYNRPIETLDTFTADGWLKTGDAGKIDEQGNLYITDRLKDLMKTSNGKYIAPQMIEGVLGQDKFIEHIAVIADARKFVSALIVPCYESLEEYANSINLKYRDRLELLKDSNIVALFENRLRDLQKNIENFHQVKRFTLLPTTFSMEKGELTPTLKLRRKIISERYQLEIESMYKE, encoded by the coding sequence ATGACTTATAGGGAATACACTTTGATTACTGAAAATCTATATCCATACCACTTGGTTAATCGCTTACGTAGCAGGGTCACTGCACACGAATCAGCGAACCGGATAGCTTTCAGTCAATGGGATAACGGGCAACGAAGCTCATTAACGTGGGGTGAGGTAGGCGATCGTACATCAGCGATTTCTCTGCGTCTCTTAGCATTAAACGTTATCGCACAAGAAAATATTGGGTTATTTGCCCATAACAGTATGAACTGGTCATTGGTTGACTTTGCCGCGCTACAAATTAGGGCAGTCACGGTGCCACTTTATGCAACTAGCAGTATCGAGCAAGCCGCGTATATTATTAATGACGCGAATATTAGAGTGCTGTTTGTTGGGGACGATGCGCAATATCAAGTTGCATGCCAATTACCCGCTCTTTGCCCTCAATTAACGACGATTGTTGCGATGAATGACAATGTTGAGTTAGCTGATATCTCAATCGACACATTGCATTTATCCACCTTTATGGCGCAATCACAAGCGGCATACCAAGCAGAACTTGATGAACGCATCGCTGCACATAATCTCAGTGATTTATTCACCATCATCTATACATCAGGCACCACCGGAGAACCAAAAGGCGTTATGTTGGATTACTACAACATGGCTGCGCAACTGTATCTCCATGACGAACGATTACAACTAACTGCTGATGATGTCTCTTTAAGTTTCTTACCACTTTCACATGTTTTTGAACGTGCGTGGAGCTTTTACGTTATGCACGTTGGCGCACTAAACGTTTATTTAACGGACACCAATCAGGTCCGGGAAGCGTTAGCTGAGATAAAACCAACAGTGATGTGTGCGGTTCCTCGTTTTTATGAAAAAGTTTATTCAGCAATACAAAGTAAAGTAGCAAAAGCGCCTCTAGTGCGTAGAGCGCTATTTCGCTGCGCAATATCTCTTGGCAAGCAGCGTGTGAAAGCCTTAGCTAAAGGCCGCAAACCCTCTTTTATTAACCGCGCTATTTTCCCGATAGCCGATAAACTGGTACTCAATAAAATTCGTGAAGGATTAGGTGGACGAATTCGCTTCATGCCAGCCGCAGGCGCTCGTCTAGATGACGATGTGATTGCGTTTTTCCTTTCCGCAGGGGTAAACATCAAATATGGCTATGGTATGTCAGAGACCTGCGCCACGGTATCTTGCTGGGAAGAGGGCAAATACCCATTAGGCTCGATTGGTACACCGCTATCTTCTGTTTCAGTGCGTATTGGCAGGGACGATGAAATACAAGTGAAAGGGCCGGTGGTTATGAAAGGCTATTACAACCGCCCGATTGAAACCTTAGATACGTTTACAGCAGATGGCTGGCTTAAAACGGGTGATGCAGGGAAAATTGACGAACAAGGCAATTTATATATTACAGATAGACTAAAAGATTTAATGAAAACGTCTAACGGAAAATATATTGCACCACAAATGATTGAAGGCGTATTAGGGCAAGACAAGTTTATTGAACACATTGCAGTCATTGCTGATGCACGCAAGTTTGTTTCAGCGCTGATCGTACCTTGCTATGAGAGCCTAGAAGAATATGCGAACTCAATAAATTTGAAATATCGGGATCGTTTAGAACTCTTAAAAGACTCGAATATTGTGGCATTATTTGAAAACCGTTTAAGAGATTTACAGAAAAATATCGAAAACTTCCACCAAGTTAAGCGCTTTACTTTGTTACCCACAACTTTTTCAATGGAAAAAGGCGAATTAACACCGACTTTAAAGCTGCGACGTAAAATTATTTCTGAGCGCTATCAATTAGAAATTGAATCAATGTACAAAGAATAA
- the leuO gene encoding transcriptional regulator LeuO, whose protein sequence is MTDFDTISTAKKDSSDIHLRNVDLNLLTVFDVVMQMQNVTKAAQVLGMSQPAVSNAVSRLKSMFNDELFVRYGRGIQPTSRAKQLFGPIRQALQLVHNELPSAGFNPQNSERVFNLSICSPLDIRLAAIIVEKFKVVSPNINIVIHSFMDNKIAHQLKYQEMDFFLGYNQLEKAEFQHQVLFDDELVLVVANHHPRIGNSISEIELNNERHAIMSMDNMGSFSKPYYNNTELSHTISYQGTDLNSVLSIVAQTDLVAIVPKWLVGHYFGQLKLRTLTLPWLRDSLPCYLTWHESTVRDKGHQWMKSQFNQLIEELPEQAAAA, encoded by the coding sequence ATGACTGATTTTGATACAATTTCAACAGCTAAAAAAGACAGTAGCGATATTCATTTGCGTAATGTTGACCTCAACTTATTAACGGTTTTTGACGTAGTGATGCAGATGCAAAACGTAACAAAAGCGGCGCAAGTTCTAGGGATGTCTCAGCCTGCAGTGAGTAATGCAGTTTCACGTTTAAAATCAATGTTTAATGATGAATTGTTTGTGCGCTATGGGCGTGGTATTCAGCCGACATCTCGTGCTAAGCAACTGTTCGGGCCTATTAGGCAAGCATTACAATTAGTTCATAATGAGTTACCTAGTGCAGGCTTTAATCCGCAAAATAGTGAGCGAGTATTTAATTTATCTATTTGTTCGCCATTAGACATTCGTCTGGCTGCTATTATTGTCGAAAAATTTAAGGTAGTTTCGCCTAATATTAATATAGTTATCCACTCTTTCATGGATAATAAGATTGCTCATCAATTAAAATACCAAGAAATGGATTTTTTCCTTGGCTATAACCAATTAGAAAAGGCAGAGTTCCAACATCAAGTTTTATTTGATGATGAATTGGTCTTAGTAGTTGCAAATCATCATCCACGTATTGGTAATTCAATTTCTGAAATTGAACTAAATAATGAACGTCATGCCATTATGTCGATGGATAACATGGGGTCATTTAGTAAACCTTATTACAATAATACTGAGTTATCGCATACGATTAGCTATCAAGGTACTGACTTAAATAGTGTATTGAGCATTGTTGCTCAAACGGATCTCGTGGCTATTGTACCCAAATGGCTAGTAGGTCATTACTTTGGCCAACTGAAATTACGTACATTAACATTACCTTGGCTTAGGGACTCACTACCTTGCTATTTAACGTGGCATGAATCAACGGTTAGAGATAAAGGCCATCAATGGATGAAATCCCAATTTAACCAATTGATTGAAGAACTCCCTGAACAAGCCGCAGCAGCGTAG